The following proteins are co-located in the Microbacterium immunditiarum genome:
- a CDS encoding NAD(P)-dependent oxidoreductase: MRVSVPTEELAHRLSGSADVAVWDLVGAAPWSAIDIVVPPYQSDPSLLAVLADVEVRLVQSQSIGFDGVADHLPPGIAFANAAGVHEAPAAEIGLALLLAAQRDLPRYVSQQATGTWGGDVTRGLLGLRVVVLGAGGLAGAFVDRLAPFGAEAVRVGRSARRDARGDVAGPDDLARRLPEADAVVVCLPLDDSTRGLVDASFLGRLSDGALVVNIGRGAVVDTAALLLELEAGRLRAALDVTDPEPLPPSHPLWRMPGVLISPHVGGKVATMTDAVESLLRKQLAALGSGTTPTNLVDLS, encoded by the coding sequence ATGCGCGTCAGCGTACCGACCGAGGAACTCGCGCATCGGCTGTCCGGCTCGGCCGACGTCGCCGTGTGGGACCTCGTCGGGGCCGCACCGTGGTCCGCCATAGACATCGTCGTGCCGCCGTATCAGAGCGATCCGTCGCTCCTCGCGGTGCTCGCCGACGTCGAGGTGCGACTCGTGCAGAGCCAGAGCATCGGCTTTGACGGCGTCGCCGATCACCTCCCGCCCGGAATCGCCTTCGCAAACGCGGCCGGGGTGCACGAGGCGCCTGCGGCGGAGATCGGCTTGGCCCTGCTGCTCGCCGCCCAGCGCGACCTTCCGCGCTACGTCTCCCAGCAGGCCACGGGCACGTGGGGCGGGGACGTCACGCGCGGGCTGCTCGGCCTGCGTGTCGTGGTGCTCGGCGCGGGCGGCCTCGCGGGGGCGTTCGTCGACCGGTTGGCGCCCTTCGGAGCCGAGGCCGTGCGTGTCGGCCGCTCCGCGCGTCGAGACGCCCGAGGCGACGTAGCCGGGCCGGACGACCTCGCGCGTCGCCTCCCCGAGGCGGACGCGGTCGTCGTCTGCCTCCCGCTCGACGACTCGACCCGCGGCCTCGTCGACGCGTCGTTCCTCGGCCGACTCTCCGACGGCGCGCTCGTCGTCAACATCGGCCGCGGGGCCGTGGTCGACACCGCGGCTCTCCTCCTGGAGCTCGAGGCGGGGCGGTTGCGCGCGGCGCTCGATGTGACCGATCCCGAGCCGCTCCCGCCGTCGCATCCGCTCTGGCGTATGCCGGGTGTGCTCATCTCGCCGCACGTGGGCGGGAAGGTCGCGACCATGACCGACGCGGTGGAGTCGCTGCTCCGGAAGCAGCTCGCCGCCCTGGGGAGCGGCACGACCCCGACCAACCTCGTCGATCTCTCCTGA
- a CDS encoding Zn-ribbon domain-containing OB-fold protein encodes MGTIHRPLPTITPDHERFWQAAKAHRMELQKCDRCGRFWYYPGPVCHYCSSREFTWTPVSGNGTIYSYSVLERAKGNPFEDDLPLAIVLVRLEEGPVMMSNLVDYEPDDLRIDAAVTVTYEDVDEQVTLPVFRPAA; translated from the coding sequence ACGAGCGGTTCTGGCAGGCCGCGAAGGCGCATCGGATGGAGTTGCAGAAGTGCGACCGGTGTGGCCGCTTCTGGTACTACCCCGGCCCGGTGTGCCACTACTGCTCGTCGCGCGAGTTCACGTGGACACCGGTGAGCGGCAACGGGACGATCTACAGCTACAGCGTGCTCGAGCGGGCGAAGGGCAACCCGTTCGAGGATGATCTGCCGCTCGCGATCGTGCTCGTCCGCCTCGAGGAGGGTCCGGTCATGATGTCGAACCTCGTCGACTACGAGCCGGATGACCTGCGCATCGACGCGGCCGTGACGGTGACGTACGAGGACGTCGACGAGCAGGTCACCCTGCCCGTGTTCCGTCCGGCCGCATGA
- a CDS encoding NAD(P)-dependent oxidoreductase, whose product MTALRVGWVGLGAMGGPMARVAVAAGFEVTAFDVDANAVAALAEAGCRIADSPEEAARKADVLVLMVATPAQAEAVLFGEGGAASALRPGAIVLVMATVGDIAVRSWAERLADAGVAVVDAPVSGGVARAAAGELLIMAAGTGADLARVSPLLDALAASAPIVGSASGDGQRMKLVNQLLCGVHIVAAAEALSFAEALGLDQRAAWEVVRSGAAGSFMLDDRGRRMLDEDPPVRSAVDIFVKDMGLVVEAAEAAGHEPSLARAARAVYEAAHDRGLGRSDDSAVIQTYRMP is encoded by the coding sequence ATGACCGCGCTCCGCGTCGGCTGGGTCGGTCTCGGCGCCATGGGCGGGCCGATGGCCCGCGTCGCAGTCGCGGCAGGTTTCGAGGTGACGGCGTTCGACGTCGACGCGAACGCGGTCGCGGCGCTCGCCGAGGCGGGATGCCGCATCGCCGATTCGCCTGAAGAGGCTGCACGGAAGGCCGACGTGCTCGTGCTCATGGTCGCGACGCCCGCGCAGGCGGAGGCCGTGCTCTTCGGAGAGGGGGGCGCCGCGTCCGCGCTTCGGCCCGGCGCGATCGTCCTCGTCATGGCGACCGTCGGCGACATCGCTGTCCGCTCGTGGGCTGAGCGGCTCGCAGACGCGGGGGTCGCCGTCGTCGACGCGCCTGTGTCGGGGGGTGTCGCGCGGGCCGCCGCGGGAGAGCTCCTGATCATGGCCGCGGGGACGGGCGCAGATCTCGCACGGGTGAGCCCGCTGCTGGACGCTCTGGCCGCATCCGCACCGATCGTGGGCTCCGCGAGCGGTGACGGACAGCGGATGAAGCTCGTCAATCAGTTGCTGTGCGGCGTGCACATCGTCGCGGCCGCGGAGGCGCTCTCGTTCGCCGAGGCGCTCGGCCTCGACCAGCGTGCGGCGTGGGAGGTCGTGCGGAGCGGAGCGGCGGGCTCGTTCATGCTCGACGACCGGGGCCGGCGAATGCTGGACGAGGATCCGCCGGTGCGCAGCGCGGTCGACATCTTCGTCAAGGACATGGGTCTGGTCGTCGAGGCCGCTGAGGCAGCCGGGCACGAGCCATCGCTCGCTCGCGCTGCCAGGGCCGTTTACGAGGCTGCGCACGATCGGGGTCTCGGGCGCAGCGACGACTCGGCCGTGATCCAGACCTACCGGATGCCGTGA
- the dcd gene encoding dCTP deaminase, whose protein sequence is MLLSDRDIRLEIGAGRIGLDPWNREMVQPSSVDVRLDRYFRLFDNHKYPFIDPALDQPDLTHLIEVDPSEPFILHPGEFALGSTFEQVTLPDDIAARLEGKSSLGRLGLLTHSTAGFIDPGFSGHVTLELSNVATLPIKLWPGMKIGQLCFFRLSSPTESPYGTGPYGNRYQGQRGPTASRSFQNFHVTDVGVNDSGSRGA, encoded by the coding sequence GTGCTGCTCAGCGACCGTGACATCCGCCTCGAGATCGGCGCCGGCCGCATCGGGCTGGACCCCTGGAACCGCGAGATGGTGCAGCCGTCGAGCGTCGACGTGCGCCTCGACCGGTACTTCCGGCTGTTCGACAACCACAAGTACCCGTTCATCGACCCGGCGCTCGACCAGCCCGACCTCACGCACCTGATCGAGGTCGATCCGAGCGAGCCGTTCATCCTGCACCCGGGGGAGTTCGCGCTCGGGTCGACGTTCGAGCAGGTGACCCTGCCCGACGACATCGCCGCGCGCCTCGAGGGCAAGTCCTCGCTCGGCCGCCTCGGGCTGCTCACGCACTCGACCGCGGGGTTCATCGACCCCGGGTTCTCGGGCCACGTGACGCTCGAGCTGTCGAACGTCGCGACGCTGCCGATCAAGCTCTGGCCTGGCATGAAGATCGGGCAGCTGTGCTTCTTCCGGCTGTCGTCGCCGACAGAGTCGCCGTACGGCACCGGACCGTACGGCAACCGCTACCAGGGCCAGCGGGGTCCGACGGCATCGCGGTCGTTCCAGAACTTCCACGTCACCGACGTCGGGGTGAACGACTCGGGCTCGCGCGGCGCCTGA
- the istA gene encoding IS21 family transposase gives MISLEDWALIRRLVADGVPQRQVARDLGIARDTVAAAVRSDRPPRYQRPLQPTSFSPFEARVRALLAEHPSMPATVIAERLEWSGSITWFRENVRRLRPEHRPVDPADRLSWAAGDAAQCDLWFPPRKIPLEDGTAVLLPVLVIVAAHSRFVTARMIPTRKTEDLLLGSWELIQQLGAVPRRLIWDNEPGIGQKGRLAQGVAAFAGTLAAKVVQLRPFDPESKGIVERRNGWFETSFMPGRAFASPADFNAQLADWLENANGRVVRTLKARPVDLIEHDRSRMLPLPPIPLQLGWRERVRLGRDYYVRLDASDYSVDPQAIGRIVDVTADLDRVRVRMDGRVVADHARVWARGSIVTDPAHVETARRLRQQFQQPRPAVVGDDLTRDLADYDRAFGIEGVA, from the coding sequence GTGATCTCCTTGGAAGATTGGGCGTTGATCAGGCGGCTTGTCGCGGACGGTGTTCCGCAGCGTCAGGTTGCTCGAGATCTCGGTATCGCGCGGGACACGGTCGCGGCGGCGGTGCGGTCTGACCGGCCGCCGAGGTATCAGCGGCCGCTGCAGCCGACGTCGTTCTCGCCGTTCGAGGCGAGAGTCAGAGCGTTGCTGGCGGAGCATCCGTCGATGCCGGCGACGGTGATCGCGGAGCGGCTTGAGTGGTCGGGGTCGATCACCTGGTTCCGGGAGAACGTGCGTCGGCTGCGGCCGGAGCACCGCCCGGTCGATCCCGCTGATCGGCTCAGTTGGGCAGCGGGTGATGCGGCGCAGTGCGACCTGTGGTTCCCGCCCCGGAAGATCCCGCTCGAGGACGGCACGGCGGTGCTGCTGCCGGTGTTGGTGATCGTCGCGGCGCATTCGAGGTTCGTGACCGCGAGGATGATCCCGACGCGCAAGACGGAGGATCTGCTGCTCGGGTCGTGGGAGCTGATCCAGCAACTAGGGGCGGTGCCGCGACGGCTGATCTGGGACAACGAGCCCGGCATCGGTCAGAAGGGGCGGCTCGCGCAAGGCGTCGCCGCATTCGCGGGGACCCTCGCGGCGAAGGTCGTGCAGCTGCGCCCCTTCGACCCGGAGTCGAAGGGGATCGTCGAGCGGCGCAACGGCTGGTTCGAGACCTCGTTCATGCCCGGCCGGGCCTTCGCCTCACCGGCGGACTTCAACGCCCAGCTCGCCGACTGGCTGGAGAACGCGAACGGCAGGGTCGTGCGGACCCTCAAGGCACGTCCGGTCGATCTGATCGAGCACGACCGCTCGAGGATGCTGCCGTTGCCGCCGATCCCGTTGCAGCTGGGCTGGCGGGAACGGGTCAGGCTCGGCCGGGACTATTACGTCCGCCTCGATGCGTCCGACTACTCCGTCGACCCGCAAGCGATCGGCCGCATCGTTGACGTGACCGCAGACCTGGACCGCGTCCGAGTCAGGATGGATGGGCGCGTCGTCGCCGACCACGCCCGGGTCTGGGCGCGCGGAAGCATCGTCACGGACCCGGCTCATGTCGAGACGGCGCGACGGTTGCGGCAGCAGTTCCAGCAGCCCCGCCCTGCCGTCGTCGGAGACGACCTCACCAGGGATCTCGCTGACTACGACCGCGCCTTCGGGATCGAGGGAGTCGCCTGA
- the istB gene encoding IS21-like element helper ATPase IstB: MAAKQTDAVKQITYLAGALKAPRITEAAGRMATQARDAGWSFEDYLAAVLEREVSARNASGAELRIKAAGFPARKTLEDFDWDAQPAARQQIAGLASGGFLLEAQNVVLLGPPGTGKTHLATALGIVAARHGHRVLFATATDWVTRLTDAHRQGRLPQELARLRRYGLIIVDEVGYLPFEQDAANLFFQLVSSRYEHASLILTSNLPFSGWGGVFGDQAVAAAMIDRIVHHADVLTLKGASYRLRGRGIDSLPSIKTQDPAD; encoded by the coding sequence ATGGCCGCCAAGCAGACCGACGCCGTCAAGCAGATCACCTATCTCGCCGGAGCGCTGAAAGCACCGAGGATCACTGAAGCGGCCGGCCGGATGGCCACCCAAGCACGGGACGCGGGCTGGTCGTTCGAGGACTACCTCGCCGCCGTCCTCGAACGCGAAGTCTCAGCGCGGAACGCGTCTGGCGCGGAGCTGCGGATCAAAGCCGCCGGGTTCCCCGCCCGGAAGACTCTCGAGGACTTCGACTGGGACGCTCAGCCGGCAGCCCGTCAGCAGATCGCCGGACTCGCCTCCGGAGGGTTCCTCCTCGAGGCGCAGAACGTCGTCCTGCTCGGCCCGCCCGGAACCGGCAAGACTCATCTCGCGACCGCTCTCGGGATCGTTGCCGCGAGGCACGGGCACCGGGTGTTGTTCGCGACCGCGACGGACTGGGTCACCCGTCTCACCGACGCTCACCGGCAGGGCCGGCTCCCGCAGGAACTCGCCCGGCTACGACGCTACGGGCTGATCATCGTCGACGAAGTCGGCTACCTCCCGTTCGAGCAAGACGCCGCAAACCTCTTCTTCCAGCTCGTCTCATCCCGCTACGAACACGCCTCATTGATCCTCACCAGCAACCTGCCGTTCTCTGGCTGGGGCGGCGTCTTCGGAGACCAAGCCGTCGCCGCCGCGATGATCGACCGGATCGTCCACCACGCCGACGTGCTCACGCTGAAGGGCGCCAGTTACCGGCTCCGCGGACGAGGCATCGACAGCCTCCCCAGCATCAAGACGCAAGATCCGGCAGACTGA